In a single window of the Syntrophorhabdaceae bacterium genome:
- a CDS encoding 4Fe-4S binding protein, which translates to MNIKKDKKPPKIDIYKAWCKGCGICVAFCPSQVLARDEAGYPYVKSPEKCINCGWCEIRCPDFAITVHKKDKEFSEIDEEVEKEKLQGTPASG; encoded by the coding sequence TTGAATATAAAAAAAGATAAAAAACCGCCAAAAATAGACATTTATAAGGCATGGTGTAAGGGATGCGGTATATGTGTGGCCTTTTGTCCTTCCCAGGTCCTCGCCAGGGATGAGGCCGGCTATCCTTATGTAAAATCACCGGAAAAATGTATAAATTGTGGATGGTGCGAGATCAGGTGCCCTGATTTTGCCATCACTGTTCATAAAAAAGACAAGGAATTCAGTGAGATAGATGAAGAAGTTGAAAAAGAGAAACTACAGGGAACTCCTGCTTCAGGGTAA